One window of Branchiostoma lanceolatum isolate klBraLanc5 chromosome 6, klBraLanc5.hap2, whole genome shotgun sequence genomic DNA carries:
- the LOC136437593 gene encoding uncharacterized protein, with product MANFCDQFLEHVGISTDEFLTQPDPFPDFKLESVDDAALLEHVGISADMFCSQPDPFDEQTHSSGRFAAPISASAIEEKVQARIPEKTKAATRWGKTVWDCWALSRNSQRTVGDINPQDQYHIVPTSLQTTTAAEMNFWLSRFVFEVRRVDGKPYPASSVYGIICGLMRHFREELGRHDVNFLDKKDIRFAKFRKAMDPRMKELTAEGVGLEKRQADPLTMEDEDNITNWLNSEAYNANERSGLFGLRGMDEHRRLQVEQYKFGSDVNGRYMQYTGRI from the exons ATGGCGAATTTCTGTGACCAGTTTCTCGAGCATGTAGGCATTTCGACGGATGAATTTCTAACACAGCCCGACCCGTTTCCTGACTTCAAGCTTGAGTCAGTCGATGATGCCGCTCTGTTGGAGCATGTTGGCATTTCAGCCGACATGTTCTGTTCTCAGCCTGATCCATTTGACGAACAGACCCACTCATCAGGACGTTTTGCTGCGCCGATATCAGCTTCTGCCATAGAGGAGAAGGTGCAGGCACGCATCCCTGAGAAGACAAAGGCGGCGACTAGATGGGGCAAGACTGTGTGGGATTGCTGGGCTCTTAGCCGCAACTCGCAGCGCACCGTGGGCGACATCAACCCGCAAGACCAGTACCACATCGTACCAACATCgctgcaaacaacaacagcagctgaGATGAACTTTTGGCTTTCCCGGTTTGTTTTCGAGGTGCGCCGCGTTGACGGGAAGCCTTACCCAGCAAGTTCGGTGTATGGCATCATCTGTGGCTTGATGCGTCACTTCAGAGAAGAGCTTGGCAGACATGACGTCAACTTCTTGGACAAGAAAGACATCAGATTTGCAAAGTTCCGTAAAGCTATGGACCCAAGGATGAAAGAACTGACGGCAGAAGGAGTGGGGTTAGAGAAGCGCCAGGCTGACCCCTTGACAATGGAGGACGAGGACAACATTACGAACTGgctcaattcagaagcgtataatgcaaatgagcggtctggAC TCTTCGGGCTGCGGGGGATGGACGAGCACCGGAGGCTGCAGGTCGAGCAATACAAGTTTGGAAGTGATGTCAACGGGCGGTACATGCAGTACACAGGCAGGATATAA